Within the Streptomyces sp. YIM 121038 genome, the region CCGCCCCTAGCCATCCCCACACCCACGTTCGCTCACCGCCGCGCGTTCGCGCGCTCCAGCAAATCAAGGCCCCCATCTCGCTGCCTGAACTGCCCGGAGATCCGATGGTTCTCCGGGCAGGGATCTCTAGATGTTGATGTCGCCCATGGCGCTCCGCGCGCCTAGCTCCGTAGCCCCAGAGTCCGCCGTGGACGACTCGGACGTTTGCGCCGACCCGCCTCCCCCTGCGGAGTCTTCAGCCATCAGAACGGCCGGAGCCGCAGCCAAGGCCGTAACGGCGGCCGCAACCGCGAACGCCAGTCCGATCGTCTTCCGTATCGCTTGAGCGTTGATCATTTCGTCTCTCCCTCTAGTGGTGATCATGAACCGGTACCAGCCCCAGGCGCTGACGCGCCGTGACGGACGGCCCGCGCCAACTGGTCGCGCTCCTGGCCCGCTTGGGTCAGGAGCCTGCGCCAGGCGGGCGACCTCGAAGGCATCGAACCTACGTGCGACCCTAGCCACCGTGACTCACCGTACGTACTGTGTACCGGCCAGTGCTGAATGTGCCTGTGGCACGAGCGAACGGCAAGGGGATTCCGGTACGGGATGACGCAGGGTGCGGAGACCCGCAGCGCAAAGGGGGGTCAAATGGACAACTACGACAGCGGAGATCGAGGCGTCTCGCCAGAGGCCGTGCTTCTCTACGCCGAGATCGCTTCGGGGAGGGACGTTCCGTCCGATCACCCAGCACTGGCGGAGCTGGAGGCGTACGGCCTGGTCACGCCTGACGCGCAGCGCCCCGGGCGGCTGAGTCCCCAGGACCCGTTTCATGCCGCCGCTCGTCACGTAGAGGCAGAAGTCAGCCGGACAGTCGCCTCGCTGCAACGCCTTGCCAAACTGCCGAGCGCCCTTCGGGAGCTAGTCCCGCTCCATCGACAAGGGAGCTGGTTTTCCGCCAATGGGAGTGAGTTGTTGACTTCCAGCGAAGTGAGCGCCCGAGTGGCTGCCGTCGCAGAGGCAAGCACGGAAGAGGTGCTGACGGCCCACCCGGACGTTCGTGACCCTAAGCGTCTGCGGCGGTCGCTGACGCAGGAGGAGATGCTTATCCGCCGCGGCGCTGCCCTGAAGACGATCTATCCCAGTGGTGCGCGCGCACGTGAAGCCGAGCGGGAGTGGGCGACCTCCGTGAGCGGTCTCGGCGCTGAGGTGCGCACCCGAGAACCTGAAGGCATCATTCAAATGGTGCTCTTCGATGGCCGCTGCGCCTTTGTCCGCCCGCGGAACACGGGGCAGGAATACGTTTGGTACATCACAGATCAGCCCATCGTTGCCGTTCTGCGAGAGATCTTCTTTGTCATGTGGGAGGAGTCATCACCTTGGCTTGGAGGGAAACGCAGTAACCAAGATGGGATGGCGACGAATGAGAAGCAGCGAAGGATTCTCTATCTTAAGTGTGCGCACGGAAAATCCTACGAGGCTATCGCCTCTGACCTCAGCGTCAGCAAGAGAACGGTAGAGAACCACCTTGCGCGACTTCGCGAGGTCCTGGACGTCCCGTCTATCGAGGGCGTTTATGCATGGTGGGGCGGTTCAGCAGATCGTGGCTATTTCATGAAACATGAACGGCACTAAAGGAAACGTTCACCTAGCTGAGCGAGCCGGTGCCGGTCGAAGGTGAGCTTGTCCAACTCCCTCAGCGGCCTTGCGCCATCAGGCCAACGAATGACGAGGTCGCCGTCTTCCGTAGTGCGCGGCGTGTAGTAGAACCCCCGTTCGTCATCGAATGCAAGCACCTCACCACTTTCTATGTGCCCAACGAAGGCCCTAAAGTACACCATTGCGTTATCAGTGACTTTTTGCCCCCCTTGCAGCAACAGGAAGGCTCGCAGCCCCCTGAAGGGCGCACGCGACACAAACCGAGACCTCTGCGGGTGACCATCAATAGGCCAAGGAAGCGCCCTATTCGAATCCGAATTAGGTCCATTCGTGTGGA harbors:
- a CDS encoding sigma factor-like helix-turn-helix DNA-binding protein, whose product is MDNYDSGDRGVSPEAVLLYAEIASGRDVPSDHPALAELEAYGLVTPDAQRPGRLSPQDPFHAAARHVEAEVSRTVASLQRLAKLPSALRELVPLHRQGSWFSANGSELLTSSEVSARVAAVAEASTEEVLTAHPDVRDPKRLRRSLTQEEMLIRRGAALKTIYPSGARAREAEREWATSVSGLGAEVRTREPEGIIQMVLFDGRCAFVRPRNTGQEYVWYITDQPIVAVLREIFFVMWEESSPWLGGKRSNQDGMATNEKQRRILYLKCAHGKSYEAIASDLSVSKRTVENHLARLREVLDVPSIEGVYAWWGGSADRGYFMKHERH